Within bacterium, the genomic segment ACAACAAAGGGCAAGGCTCCTTTACTGGATGAGGTCACCTATGTAGAATTTGGCAAGTTGGGTTTCCTGTTGAGCGCTTCCGCCGTGCTGACCGACGAATGTTTCCGTCCCATCCTTCCCGCACAATTTCAAGATTTTATCGGGTCCTCCCGGGTGCTGCGGAATCCAAGAGGTCAAATCATAGACTTTCCCGCGTACTGCCGTCCAACAACTTGAGATATTGGAGTGAGTTGCAACCTGGGCCATGGTGAATCCTTGGGCCTTGGGTTCATCAGTGTTCGTATTCTGGGTATTTCCTTGAGTCGGCGTGGAATCATTGGAATCGGAAACCGGAAGAGGCTCATCGTTTGTGCCCGTAGTTATCGGAGTTCCCTCGTCCGTAGGCGCAATATTTTGATTGGCGAAAAATACCACCCCTCCGATTACTATAATGGCGACAGCGCCTAGAATAATTAAATTGGTTTTCATGTTTGTATTATTTTATGACTCTCTAATTTTTAAGATTTTAACATAAAAAACCGTTATGGCGGAGACGGCGAGATTCGGTCACAAATAATTTTTTACTAAAAATTTTCGCGACCCCGACTCGGCACCGTCGTGCCTGCGTCTTTCTCATCTCCACCCCTCACGCATTGATGTTCCACTCGAATGTCATTCAGACATACTCGTGAATCATTGCGGAGGGTAAGAGATTCGAACTCTTGGTGCCTTTCGGCACACACGCTTTCCAAGCGTGCGCACTAGACCACTATGCGAACCCTCCATTTTTCAAGCTCGGTCACAAATAATTTTTTACTAAAAATTTTCGCGACCCCGACTCGGCACCGTCGTGCCTGCGTCTTTGAAATGCTATGATAACTCGCATTTCAACACCAGACCAACTATGCGACGTCTCCTTGCTTTACGCAGAATAATACACAA encodes:
- a CDS encoding cytochrome b5-like heme/steroid binding domain-containing protein, translated to MKTNLIILGAVAIIVIGGVVFFANQNIAPTDEGTPITTGTNDEPLPVSDSNDSTPTQGNTQNTNTDEPKAQGFTMAQVATHSNISSCWTAVRGKVYDLTSWIPQHPGGPDKILKLCGKDGTETFVGQHGGSAQQETQLAKFYIGDLIQ